In a genomic window of Periophthalmus magnuspinnatus isolate fPerMag1 chromosome 3, fPerMag1.2.pri, whole genome shotgun sequence:
- the LOC117393613 gene encoding cortexin domain-containing 1 protein-like, producing the protein MAAERVAVAALMEVMEVGGTAEPDVLDVDQGLTLACIGFLCLLLVAMIIRCAKVIVDPYSAIPTSTWEEQHLDD; encoded by the coding sequence ATGGCAGCCGAGCGGGTTGCCGTGGCAGCGCTCatggaggtgatggaggtggGCGGCACCGCAGAGCCCGATGTCCTGGATGTGGATCAGGGACTGACTCTGGCCTGTATTGGTTTTCTCTGCCTGCTGCTGGTCGCCATGATCATCCGTTGTGCCAAAGTCATTGTGGACCCCTACAGTGCCATCCCCACCTCCACCTGGGAGGAGCagcacctggacgactga